In Halodesulfovibrio marinisediminis DSM 17456, the sequence AATGATGCGTCAACACAACAAAAAAAGTCAAGCCCTATGCCCAGACAACAGAATAATAACCGCAGAATTTCCAAAACAGTAGTCAAGTACGACCCTGAAAATGCTTATGCATGGGCTGTCATCATGGCAAAAATCACAGCCCTACGAACACAGGGCAAAACTATGCAACAAATTGGCGACCTGTTTGGCGTTGGAAGAGACACAGTCTCCCGCTGGATTAGTAAAGAATTCGGTGGAGAAAAAACAACATTCGGGGATATGCTCCGCTACGCAAAAGCTCTGAACATCCCCTTCGAAGAACTGCTCAACGAAAACAACAAACAGTCGTCAATCTCCAAATACAACCATAGAGTTGGAAGAATTCTTCATGAATTCGCTGAGGATAGCGACATGCACTCGACAGATATCGCCACATCGTCCAATGTCCCCGCAGCAGAAATCGACGCCATCTTTTCCGGACAGTCCGCCGCAACACCGGAGCAGCTATACGGCATATGCACAGCCATAGAAGTCAACGCCTCCATTGTGCTAAAACGCGCCGCAAAAGAGACATATTCAACGCAATAGCTACCACCAGCCAGCTTCAATATTTCATAGAAAAGGAGCACTTCTACTCCCGAAGTGCTCCACAGCTTGCACACCTTTTTCTCACGCATCATTAGCTCCACACCACCATCCACCCCTTGTTGCGCCAGCACAACAAGCTACTTACTTCTTGCCGCTATAAAATTCATAACGCCATCAGCGCATTTCACCTGTACAACTCGCACTATCTTTCCGTACTATCACACTAAGCCTTATTTTTTCGCATTACCCAGTGAACGTTATCACCACACGGAGAAATATATATGCTGACCACATTTCCTTGCTCCAACTGTGACTCTACCGTTTCATTTACCGCTAAAAATATTGAATGCTACGCCGCACACTGCGTGGTCTGCCCACACTGCAAAGCACGTAACAGCAACGCCGTTATAGACGGCCTTGCCAATCAGGTAGGCAATCGCTTCCGTCGCAAATTTCCAAATAGCGACAATAAACACAACATCCTCATTCGCAGCGAACCTGTGGAAGACGTCAACAACGCTCGAGCCTACACCTTCATCTGCTCAACATGCGGCTCAGATGTGTACTTCAGCTACATCAAGATCCAAAGCTGGATAGAACAGGCTGTCATCTGCCCTAAATGCTCCACCCGCAACTGCAACGACTGCGTGAACGAAAAGGGAGAAGCCATGTGCACCAATTTTGTTGTCATCAATACAGCAGGAAAACTCGTACCCCAGACATAGCTGACAAAGAATAATTCCGCCTACAACGGCTATGCAATTTGAGATTAACATAAGTACTTGGAATTTTAATGCAACACACGTCAAGGAGTGATGCTATGGAGTACTATAATAACTATGCCTTGGAGTATTCAGAAAAAACCTTACCTATTGACATGAGTGAGCAGTACGACCGATTCTTACGTACCCTGCCCAAAAACGGTTTTATTCTGGATGCCGGATGTGGTTCCGGACGCGATGCCCTGTATTTTTTGAAAAAAGGCTATCAGGTCGATGCGTTTGACGCGTCCGAAGAAATGGCCAGACTGGCAGGCGAGCTTACTGGACTCACAGTAAAGTGCATGCGCTTTCAGGATTTCAAACCACATCCTATCTATGACGGTATCTGGGCGAGTGCTTCTTTGCTCCATGTCCCTTTCGAAGAACTGCATGACGTACTCACCGTTCTCAGACAATCACTCAAACCCGGCGGAACACTCTACTGTTCCTTTAAATACGGAATCCACGATTCTGTAGATTCACTCGGGCGGCATTTTACCAACAGAACCTGCGAAACGCTGGATAAAGACCTCGTGAATGCAGGCTTTACTGGTCGTCGTTCTATAACAATAGAACACAGCACCACACCGGAAGGCACCTTGCAAGAATGGGTTTCTGCACTGGCTATTGCCCCATAGAAACATCTTACAATCAACCATCTAACAATCCGACCTAACACACAGAGAAAAGCCCCTGCTCGCCACTGCAGGGGCTTTCTCGTATTGAAACGCATAACGCCTATATTCCCACGATTATTCAATATTATTAAACTTTATAATAATGACGTTCTCTAAAAAATTAGTACGCGAGTACATGATATTCAGTATTAGTCTGCCTTTATAATTCAGGCTGTTATAGAAATACGCCGCATTATACCCCTCAAAACGACGTAACAACGCCATACA encodes:
- a CDS encoding helix-turn-helix domain-containing protein, which codes for MPRQQNNNRRISKTVVKYDPENAYAWAVIMAKITALRTQGKTMQQIGDLFGVGRDTVSRWISKEFGGEKTTFGDMLRYAKALNIPFEELLNENNKQSSISKYNHRVGRILHEFAEDSDMHSTDIATSSNVPAAEIDAIFSGQSAATPEQLYGICTAIEVNASIVLKRAAKETYSTQ
- a CDS encoding class I SAM-dependent methyltransferase translates to MEYYNNYALEYSEKTLPIDMSEQYDRFLRTLPKNGFILDAGCGSGRDALYFLKKGYQVDAFDASEEMARLAGELTGLTVKCMRFQDFKPHPIYDGIWASASLLHVPFEELHDVLTVLRQSLKPGGTLYCSFKYGIHDSVDSLGRHFTNRTCETLDKDLVNAGFTGRRSITIEHSTTPEGTLQEWVSALAIAP